The sequence below is a genomic window from Eubalaena glacialis isolate mEubGla1 chromosome 13, mEubGla1.1.hap2.+ XY, whole genome shotgun sequence.
AGGCCCGAACCCGTCCCAGTTCAGCTGTTCAGATCGCCCTTCTGGGCCAATGCAGACCTCCGATCCCTGGCCCCAGCAGTCACCAAGGTACTTGAGAACAGAGGAGAAACACTCACCACGTCCTCCGTCGCCGTCGGACACCCCTTCTCTACTGCCTGCCTCCGCTTCCCAAGTTATCCCTTCAGGATGAGGTTCTCGCGGAGCCCCGCCCCACCTAGAGCGGAAATTGCGTTATCTTAGGTGTCCGCAGCTCTGCCTGTACAGAATTCCAGAGCCGCTGTCGCCTTTGCCCTCACTTCCCGGGCGGTGACTGGCAGGCTTACGCGCTTCCCCCGGAGCGGGGGCTGAGGGTTCTGTTGCCCAGCAGCGCGCGTGCGAGCCTGGGCTCAGGCAGTACGTGGGACAGTCCGGCTTCCCTGAGGTCCCCGGTCCTCGCGGCGGCGGCGCCGGAGGCGGCGGCGTCGGCGGGCTGAGTGGGGACGGGGTTGGCGGGGAACTGGCCGGGCGGAAGAAGTTGAGCCCGAGGTATTTCCGGTTCCGGTGTCAGTTCGaggcgccgccgccgcagccgccggaGCCGCGATGCCTAAAGGAGGTGAGGAGCAGGCGCGCGTGGCCCGCGGGCCTCGAGGAGCAGCCCAAGTCCGGCTCCCGTTGTCCACTCAGCCCGCGGGCGCCTCGGAGAGCGGCGCAGAGGGAGGACCTCCGCGCGGGCTGAGGGCCAGGCGTGGGCCTCGAAGCCCAATTGTCCCGCTGGGGAAACTGAAGAGCGTAGTGGCCTCGAGCCACTCCCTCGGGGGTCTGAGGAGACTCGGAGGCTCTGGGTCCTCGGCGACCCGGAAGGCCGATCTAGGGCGCCCTTCTCCCGGCCTGGGGGGTCTGAAGTTTCCTCCCACTTTCAGGCTCGCCGGGGACTGAGTCACCGCATCGCGCGCCAGTGCTGGACCCGCCTGCCTCGCGCGTAAAACTTGGGTCTTTCTGGGTTCTGGGCGAGCCAGGCCTGCCTCTTGCGACCTAACTTGATGCTCTTAAGCCTGGCCGACCTAGCTTTGACTGCCCTATTCGAGCGGCTCGATGTGTGCCTTTGAGCCAGTCGCTTAACCTCCCCGAGTCTTAGTTTTCTCACTTGCAGGTGGGGTTGTGATTGTACCTGCCTCACAACACTGACGCGAGGTTTTAACTAGGTAACCCACGTGGAGAGCGCATCGCGGTGCTGGATAGTCGCTAAGTGCCCAGTAATAATTAACTACTGTTAGTCGTTAGACTTTGCCAGTTCCTTGGCCAGGAGCGTAAAGGATCCATGGCTTCCCAGTACGTTGTAGACCATCCTCCATCCGTTTCCCCCTTAAGGTCAATAGTGCTCGACCCGAAGCCCAGCTGTGTCACTGTCTAACCTTATGGCCTTGAACAAGTTCTTTAACTTCTTACAGCCTGTTTTCCCCATCTGGAAATAACCCTTAGCTTGGAGAGTTGGGTCGGGGTCGTAGAACTAGAGCACTCGCCGTGCCTGGCTGGCTCCTGGCGCAGAACAGATGTTCAGTTGATATTGGTTGCTCGTGTGTCATGTTGGTTAAGATGCGCCAGCCCACAGGAAGATCTGCTTGGAGCTTTTACAAACCTAAATGACTTCCTGACTCTCTACTACCAGAGATATTGGGGTTTACAGAGCTGAATCTCTTTAAACTTAGCTCTCTACTGGTTTATTCTGGTAGGAAAAGCCTTGTCTCCTCTGTGTTCCCCAGTCTCCTGTTCTGCAGAAGGAGGGGTACTAAGGGTACCTTCTGGCTCCAGAATTCTGGTTCTAAGAGTCCTACTTAATAGATGCTTTGAGCCAAGGTTGGAGGTTACaattagaaaatcctaaatatggaTTCTTGTTTAAACGACTTGGCTTTTTGGCTTGTGAAAGCTTTATGGGCAGATAAGGTTTACATTTCTTGCTTGTGTTAATTTGCTTGAAAAGTAAAAGAGAACATGAAGGGACTTCCCCgctggtccagtggctgagactctgcgctcccaatgcagggggtccggttcgatccctggtcagggaactagatcccacatgccgaaacTAAAGACCCggcgcggccaaataaataaataaataaatatttttaaaaaagagagagaacacgaAGATGTAAGTAATAGTATAAAATTCTCCAAGAGCCAAGGACCAACTCTTGTTTCTATTATGAAACctgtgaaactttttttttttttttttcttttaaatttatttttggctgcgttgggtctttgttgctgtgcgcgggctttctctagtcgtagcgagcgggggctactcttggttgcagtgcgcgggcttctcattgtggtggcttctcttgtggagcacgggctctaggcgtgtgggcttcagtagttgtagcacacgggctcagtagttgtggctcacgggctcagtagttttggtgcacgggcttagttgctccgcagcatgtgggatcttcctggaccagggctcgaaccaatgtcccctgcattggcaggcggattcttaaccactgcgccaccagggaaacctcctgtgaagcatttttaaaggcatggaaAGCTTCTGATGAGAGTTACTGTAGACCAAGCTAAGATCATTATCGCATAGCCAAGCGTGGGGGATGAGGACCTGTAGTAGTCGATTTTTAGTTGTTTCTGTTACTTAGAGTATTAAGAGGGCAAGAAAAGATGTTGGCTTTTTGGATGGCAAACTTGATCTCTCACAGTAGGACTTTGATGAGCATAGACTGAGACACCCCTGGGAACCCTGGGTAGTCATTAAAAATGGGTGGTGTGGTCTGCAGCAGCCCAATTATGGCTCTGCAGCTGCTGTTTAGGAAATCAGGGGAGGCCAGTATCTCTGCTACTGTCTCTGGAGTCCATAGCAGCTCTGGCTGCCTAATTACAGATTCTCTGCTCTCAGTGAGAGAGTCACGAGAAACCAGGTGGGCTGCAGCTTCCAGGAGAGGTGGAAATGGATCCAGGCCACAGCCACCGCAGCGTCCTCCAGGACCAGCTGAGGGGATGCCGCCCTTTTGTAAAACTGGCTGATGGCTTCAGCAGGGGTCAGTCTAGTGTCTTGACTCAAGAGGGTCAGACTGTAAAACTGATTCTCTGTGATGAACTTTAATTGCTAGTCACATTTTTTACTCTTAGAAGGTAGTcagttttattttcaactttaaatAACTTTGTTTGCCAGTTGTGTTTCTTAGTCCAAGCACAAGAAAGTTTTCCCTTCTAGGTTTTAAGTTTTCTCCTTCTACCATACATACCACTTAGGTGAACGTGAAGTATCTTATTATATTCCCTGACACCTGTAGTAAATCGCCGATGTGACCAGTGGCTTTGTTTTTTCCCGCATCAGGTACTATATTAGGAGAGTACGAGTCATAGCAAACATTTTTGTAGCGCTTGTCCAGTGCCGGGCACTGTGCCAACATCTTTACATATGTTAACAAATCcatcttcacagcaaccctatgtGGTAGGGACACAGACGAAGAAGCTGAGActctgagaggttaagtacctgcccaaagtcacagagctattaagtggtagagctgagatttgaactcaaGGATTGGACCCCAACATTTGTGCTCTTCCCCACTCTGCTTTAGTCTCAAGTCTCCTTTGTCTATAAAGTGGGACCAGCCGTGGTTGTGTGCCATAGGTTTAATCTGGGGATGAAATGAGCCCATACCTATGACAGAACATTGCAAGTAAAGAGCACTGTTGTGACAGCAGGGGCGAGAGTTACATGTTCCTCATGACTGCATCTGAGTCTGCTGTGTTTGGATAAAGGGAGCAGGGCATTTAGCCAGTCGCTCCATGTGGTACACCCTCCCCCAGATCCTCCCCTCAGGTCTTATTTGGGGGAGCCTGCATCCAGTACACGGTTTAGTACTGCATCAGGTGATTGTGTGTTGCCTTTTTTGTCCCTTTGAACACATGAGGGTACAGGTTTGGGTGGTGCTTGGTGAGGGGTACCTGAGGTCTGCAGCCTCTGCTGAGAGCACCTCAAGCAGGACACAGCCTGGGGCCCAGGGCAATCGAGGAAGCTGCTTCCCTCCCGCCTTCCTAAACTGCCAATCCTTGTGCAGGGAGAAAGGGAGGCCACAAAGGCCGGGCAAGGCAGTACACGAGCCCCGAGGAGATCGACGCACAGCTCCAGGCTGAAAAGCAGAAGGCCAGGGTGAGTACGTGCCTGTCCGGGCCACTCCAGTAGCCCAGGGCGGCACCCTGCGCTTTTGACACCCGGAGAGGCCAGGCAAGGACCACCCATTCTCAAGAAGAAGCTAACATCTGAGGTTCGATTGGAGGGGGCAGGCAGCAGGTAGCAGATGGGAGTCCCAGAACAACCGCTGAGAGTCAGGAGGAGGGCCATCCTCTGATTGGATCAGTTAGAACTTTGTCCACGCAGCAGCGGGTGCCTTGGTGGGTCTCTGTGGTCCTGTGTTCCTGCTCCTGTTCCTCTCTCCCTCGCCCGGCTCTGCCCGTCTGCAGCTCGGGCTCTCAGCACCCCTACTTGTGTGCTCCAGCCGTGCAGGACTGCTGCCAGCCCTGCTGTGACGTGATGCCCTGCCTTCCCACGCCCCCAGCAGGCAGAGTGCCATTCATTCCTTCGGCCCTTGCTCAGCATCCCCTCCTCCGTGACTCTCACTGATGCTCCCCACGCTTCCCCCTCCCGTCGAAGCTTAGGCGGTCCCTCTCTTCTGTTCCCCCAGTCCTTTTTCCAGCCCACTGTCGGGAAACAGACGTGTTTCCATCGTGGTGTCCATGTCCCTACCACACCATTAGATCCTCACCGGGCTAAGGGCCAAAAGGAGCACAGTCAGGCCGGATGAGGGGCACGGCTGTGAAGTGTCAGGGAGAAGGGGAAAGCCACATCAGAGGGGGATGGGGTGgtgtggggtggtggggagggcctGGTGGAGGGACCGGAGGCTGACCAGGACCTTGGAGAGCATGCGGGCAGGTGCTAAGGGGCAAAGGTCGTATGGTTTTTGTAAGGGATGTTTTCGGCGGGGAGGCAAGAAAGGTAGAGGGAAGCGGCCTGCCGGGGTGTCGTCATGGGAAGCCGGCACAGCCGCGCCTCTGTGTGGGCAGGTTGGAGTGGCTGGCCCGCCACTGCCTGAGAGTGGAAAGCAGGGGGGCTTGCCCAGGACAGCGAGGACAGTTTGGCAGCTCCGCGTGGCAGCAGGGAGAGCGGGAGGGAAGCTGAGCAGGACCGTGCTTTCCAGCCCCACAGCCACGTCCTTTGGACCCTAGGAGACGAGCTGCTCACCCTGGTTGTCTGAGGTACCTGGGCTGAGAAGAGGAGCCGGACCTTTTATGGCTGTACGAGGTGGTGGTTGGACTGGAATTGGCTTCCAGGCCGTGGAGCCTAGTGGACAGGCTGCCTCTGACGCAGGTCCCCCGCTGGGCGCCAGCAAGGCAGAGTAGGACTCGGATCACACTTGGTGCCAGCCTTCTGGGGGCCTGGTTTCTCAGGGGCCACAGTCTGGGCGTGGTGGCGGCTGGATCACAGTCTTGGgggtttgttttgcattttcgATACCTCACGTTGTCCATTTCTGAAACAGGAAGAAGAGGAACAAGGAGAAGAAGGTGGAGATGGGGCTGCAGGTGACcccaaaaaggagaaaaagtccCTAGACTCAGATGAGAGCGAGGATGAAGAAGATGATTACCAGGTACTGAGTCTGAGGGGGGCCTGGGACCTAGACTCATCCATTCCGCAAACATTACCCGTCCCAGTAGTACATGCAGAGTCCTTGCTCTTAAGGGTTTACGTTGTAATAGGGAGGTACAGACGataaggaatgaatgaacagtATGATTTCAAGCAGCCAGAAGTATTATGAATAAGACAGACCGTGATCGAGGGTACTTGGAGTAGTGTGTGCTGAGGAGGTGACTTTTAAACTGAGATCTGAAAAACAAGGTGGAGCCAGCTGTGTGAAAACTGTTGTGCAGAGTAGTTGAGGCAGCCAGGTTagcaagggcaaaggccctggggtgggaacaACCTGGGCAAGTTCAAGGAACAGAGAGGCTAGTGGGGCTGTGACTTGGTGGGTACGAAGTGCAGTGGTCAggaatgaaggaggaaaggttggCAAGGGCAGCTCCTGTGCGGCTGTTGAAGGGTTTTGGTTTCATTGTGGTAGGTAGTGGGCAGCTGGCAGAGGCCTTGAAGTGGGAGACAGAGATGACcagatttgcttttttctttttttaatagattttacttatttatttatttatttatttatttatttatttatttatttttggccctgttgggtcttcgttgctgtgcgcaggctttctctagttgcggcgagcgggggctactctttgttgcggtgcgcgggcttttcattgcggtggcttctcttgttgtggagcacgggctccaggcgcacgggctccagtagttgcagcacgcaggctcagtagttgtggctcgcgggctctatagcacaggctcagtagttgtggcacacgggcttagttgctccgcggcatgtgggatcttcccggaccagggctcgaacccgtgtcccctgcattggcaggcggttgcttaaccactgcgccaccagagaagcccacagatttgcttttaaaagattgttttggctcctCTGCCGAGAGTGAGTTGTAGGGTGTTGAGGGTGGAATCCGGGAGACGGCAGCAGGTATCCAGATGAGAAATTGTGGCTGCGTTAGGCTGGTGGCAATGGCAGTGGAGAGGAGTGGGCAGATTCAAGCCATGTCTTAGAGGTAGACCCATTGGGGTTTGCTGAGGGAAAGAGAAACAAGGTTGTGCTTAGGATTGGGAGGAACGGGGTGTGTGAGGGCTGAGTCTCCAGTTCTGTTTCAGACAAGTTAAATTTGTGATGTCAGGTATCCGGGTAGAGGTGTATGTGTGTAGCCGATTGGGTAGAGGTGCCTGGAGCTCTGTGCAGTGCTCAGATTAACTGGCATTTGGAAGCTGTCTCCCTGGTCTCTTAAAGAGAAAAGCTGTGTTGACAGGGCCCGAAACTTGGATCGAACCTGTTACGTCTAGCACTTGTGCTCTCACTTCTTTCTGAACTTCCCCAGGGCGGGTGGGAGGTGCGAGATCCAGGTTCTTGTGCCGCCTCTCCAAACCTGTAGACTGTGTGACTCGTTCCCAAGTCCCATTTCCCCGCCGTCACGCGGATGGCTAGGGATTGGCCCGCCCTGCTATGGGGATCCAGCATGCATGGCTTGTTGCAGTCAGGCATGGCGTTCCATGGAAAACTGCTTTCAGAGGCTGAGCTCGAAGTGAGGGAGTAACTGTCTGTGCTGAGAGCTTGTGAGTTGGCCTCTGCCACCTGTGAAACTAGGATAACGATCCCTGGTGGCAGGGACTGGGCACAGGATGGGCTCTGGTCACCCGCCCTCGCTCTCCCTGCACCTCCCCAGCTGGTGAAGACACCCCTGAGCACTGTTCCCACCGTGAGGCTGGGCCAGGAGTCACGTGGCCTGGGGGTGGAGCAGGAGTTTGTCCTAGTCCAGGAGGGCTGTGGAGATGGGGAGCGGCCTTCAGGGGCTCTGCAGGCCAAACTTCTCCGACGGCCGGCTTCTTGTCCTATCTTAGCAAAAGCGCAAAGGTGTAGAAGGGCTCATCGACATTGAGAACCCCAACCGGGTGGCACAGACAACCaaaaaggtcacacagctggaccTGGACGGGCCCAAGGAACTTTCAAGGAGAGAAAGGTAACCTCTGCTTCTGAGCCTTGTGACTTGGGCCAGGGGCTGAGGCCCCCAACTCCTCTGCCCTTGCTTCCTGGGCTCTTGAGGTCCCCAGTGGCTGGGTGGGCGCTCCGGCTCCGGTATTTATTTCTGTGTCATCTCATTCTCCCAAAGGCCCTATAGAAGCTTCtcccccaaaaaacaaagcaaaaaacaattttttcccccagtggaAGCATAGcaggaaaaacagaaattatgCTATAGCCCCTTCCTCCAGGACACCCCACTCCAGGGATACCTCCCTTTTCCAGCCTGATCTGACCCTTCTTGGCCTGCATCCATCCCTGATGTCGTGGCCATAGGGATTGGGAGGGGACTGGGGGCCTGTGCCGTCCAGCACTGTGCAGGGAGGTCCACCAGCTGCCCCAGTCCTCTCTGAGTCCCAGGTGAAAATGGAGctgcagagagctccctcacAGGCTGTTCAAGGATCACACGAAGTGCTACAGTGCCCTGCACACAGCTGGTCTTTAACAAGTTGTTCCCTGACTTTTCATGGCCACCAGGTGACATCAAGGGCCTTATAGGAGGTTGAAAGCTGCTAGGAAAAGCCACCCTGATTTCTCTCCTGACTGGGTTGCTCGATTTAAATCCACCTTGCTGTGCTGACTCCGTGACAGCTGAGGGGGGTCTCTGAAAACCCTGTGGGGAAGGCCCACAAGCTTGGGGTGTGATTGGAGGCTGCTGAAGAGTCTCCCCCTCCAGCAGCTTCTTTCTCACCAGTGAAACCCCCTCTGAGGTTGCAGAGTGACAGCCACTGCTGGCTTGTTTGCTGAGTGTCCATCAAGGAGGGGGCACACGGAGCTAGGGCCCAGGCCTGAGTGCTCGGGCTTTATTCTGGCTCCCACATCCAGCTCAGCTGATAATGGTGGGGAAGACGGCCCCTGTGACACCATTTTTCCCAAACAGAGAAGAAATCGAGAAGCAGAAAGCAAAAGAGCGTTACATGAAAATGCATTTAGCGGGGAAGACGGAGCAAGCCAAGGCCGACCTTGCCCGGCTGGCGATCATCCGGAAACAGCGGGAGGAGGCtgccaggaagaaagaagaagagaggaaaggtaAGTCTTGAGCCACTGGTTTGGCAGCCTGACTGGTTCTGGACAGGCCACCAAGCCCTGCACTTCAGCGTCCTTGTCGTGAAGTGGTATGGGGTCAGACTGTTCGGTAGAGGTCTGCCGTGTGTGGGGGGCGGGTATGGGTGTATGTGCGCGTGCGTGCCTGTCTGCCTGCCTTTCTCACTGTCAGATGGAGGTGGGTGTTCCTGCCCGCCACCTCCCAAGATGCTAGGAGGGTCCAGCAGCAGCGGAGTCAGATGTGAGTTTGAATCTCAGCAGAGCACTGTCCACAGCATCTGAGGGAGGCCTCAGGATGCACCTACCTTAGAGGCTAGAAGGTTCCCCTAAGGTCTCTGGTGTCTTGTGTAGCCTGGAGAGCTGCTTGGGGTAGCTCTTCATATTTCAGCATTTCACATTTCAGCTGGATGTCACAGATGAAATCTGGCCCAGGTGTCCCTCTTCCCCCCTGCCTTCCTTCCAGTGGGGCCAAAGGTGGTAGGGATTCTTCCAGGCCAGGTTGGCTGTGGGGAATCGGTCTGCTTTAAAGGAGCATTTGACTCATGACCTTCTGGTCTCATGCACTCCTCTCTCCATATGTGGGGGGCCATGAGTGTGTTGGGATCTTGCTGTCCTGCCTTCTAGGCCTAGAGATGGGAAATCAGTTGCCCCAGGGCATTGTCACCACATTGGAGATACCCAGTAATCTCAACTTCCCACTAGTAGCTCGTTTCACAAACCTCAAGCAGGAAAGGACCTCATGTGTAACTATTTGAATGTTGCTGATTGCAGGCTTCAGAACCCACAGGGAGAGGCTGGAATTACAGGGCTCTGCCTGGGGGGTGGGCTAAGAAGAGTTTCCATTTGCTCAGTAGATCGTGTGTTGGTGGGCTTTTGTGGAGGGGGCAGCCACCCAGACTCCGCGAGAATGTCTGGACACGTGGGTCTGGTGGCTTCCAGGGGAGGGCGTCAGGCCGGGCCCTTCTCCTTGGGTCTCTTCCTCATCTGCCAGCTGAACCAGTTGCACAAAATGTTGTCATGAGGCCTTTCAGACCTACAGTTGTATTATGATTCGGGGGTGTGCGGGGCTGTGTATACGGAGGGGTGGTTTTGTCTTGTAactccttcccttcctgctcCTCAGCAAAAGATGATGCAGCTTTGTCAGGAAAACGAATGCAGTCGCTCTCCCTGAACAAGTAGCACGGCCTGTGGGAGGAGATAGCAGGGAACTGGGCCGTGCTGCCAGGACCCCTGCCGTGTCT
It includes:
- the PDAP1 gene encoding 28 kDa heat- and acid-stable phosphoprotein; translation: MPKGGRKGGHKGRARQYTSPEEIDAQLQAEKQKAREEEEQGEEGGDGAAGDPKKEKKSLDSDESEDEEDDYQQKRKGVEGLIDIENPNRVAQTTKKVTQLDLDGPKELSRREREEIEKQKAKERYMKMHLAGKTEQAKADLARLAIIRKQREEAARKKEEERKAKDDAALSGKRMQSLSLNK